The Alnus glutinosa chromosome 10, dhAlnGlut1.1, whole genome shotgun sequence DNA window TGACGACCGTCGCTTCTGGCTGAGGTAGCTGTCGATTGATTTCGACATTTTGCGTGCTTGCTTCAGGCATTGCTTCACAGAGAACTTGCCGTAGCCGTAGGGATCGGACGGAGAGTAGCGGATGGTGGAGAGGATTGAACGGCAGAGCTTCGGGAAGAGGGTAGACTTGCACGCAGCAGAAGTTGACGACTGGGCTGAGGTAACTAAAGCTAAGAAAAgggagagaaggagaaggaagagaatGAAGGAGAAGGCTGGCTTTGGCATTGTGATATGGAGGTGGTCCACTCTGCCTGCAACTGCAACTGTAactgtgattatatatatatataaaggaaagcATAAATGCGCGTGAAATTAAAAATGGTGACGGGGTTTGGTGTGTTGGTTTGAGAGTTTAGGAATGGACATTTAATGCAGTGATGGTGGGAACTTGCAAGGAAGTTCATGACCAagcaaaatgatttttttacaataaaaagTGCATAATTTTTACACAATCAAGATAAATATGTAGAATTCACACGTAAGCGCAATGTATCTGGATGTCTACAATTATATGCTTGAAGTTTAAACGATTCAGACAGGTGATTGTGAAATTATGATCATCtacaataattatttgtttgaatttaattaagATTATGAGAGACTATTTCTGAAACccatctgaccaaataaaaattgggctgtccaaccacttatccggtcaagTGGAttccataagtggtctctcacaataacCTGCatgaattctcttaaattcgagCAAATAATTGTAAACAATCGATCATGATCCGTGATTGTGAGAAAtcacttatgagacccacctgatcaaataaaaatttggatgTCTAACTACTTATTCAATTAGAtgggtctcataagtggtctctcacaatcacctgcccccaaattctctcaaattcaaacaaataattgtatACAATCATGTTCCTTGATTGTGAGAAATTACTTATGAGATCAACCTGACCGGATAAATTAATGGTTGAgcagctcaatttttatttgatcagatGGATCTCACAAGTGGTTTCTCTTAATCACCTGCTCGAATTGTTtacaattcaaacaaataattgtagacaaACATACGGAATGGATTGAGAATTTGaggggtttttttatttatttttttcaaatgagaGGCTTATGattaatgattgatttaaaaatattattatcgTCTTGTGTGTGAATTGGTATGGAGAAAAATATACCTGCATTGCAGTAGtatattttatgtcaaaataTACTTTCATTGCTGTGAACAGGAAAGATATATTTGGTCCATCGACCCTCAagtatatgcatatataatagATCAATGACATTCTCCTTAAAACCACAAGAGCTGACAATGATCTTATCCAACTTCAAATACCACTATTTTGATGCCTATTAAGCCCATAAATGGATTCCTGAAGTTTTCAAACTATAGAAATGTTATTTTCATACTTGAAAACCATCTAGTTGCTCCATATATACATTCTCTATAGATGCCGGTTAAGAAAAGTCGTCTTGACATTCATTTAATATATTTCTatgtcaaaatgagctactagtTTCATGATTATCCGAAAAGAGTCCTTGCTGCATTGTAGTGTTCTAGCCttcacaaatttttgttttgcatgATTTTATACTATGCTTTCATGACGATTATGGCATTTTTTGGATTCTATAATTCTATTTGCGCGCAATAGTGTTCgggtttttcaaaaacaaatcagattttatccaattttttttaattttatctcagaAAGTCAAACTATCCAAgcatctttttcaactttatttgccTTCGAATTCGCACACGAAGTTATAGTTGAattcaatcaaattttaaaaaatcgaaCATTCAAACATGtttattctttaatatttctGGTTGTATATATCTATGAGATATATTCTGTTGGATGGTCCCTCCTGTGGAACCAAGGAACCAAACTttgtagaagaaaaagaaaatggtgcaAACTCTTGTCATTTTGCAAAAGCCAATTGTCTTTTGGGAGAACAAAAAGTGTGTCGTGTGTTCTGCCGGAGATTGAAGAGGGTTATTTATGGTCTGATTTTGTTAAGATTTTATATGTTGTTGAGACAATGAGAGCTTCATATTGAGTGGTTTTCGATCGTTGAAAACCATCTCCAATTGCTTggttactcatatatatatatatatatcctagtTTGCGAGAtctttctttattgttttaattgaaatccACCTTAATTAAGGTAGGGGCCGGTGAATTGATATTGTAATCCAAGAATATAATATATGTGTTCTTGATGTGTTGGTAGcctttaaatattgttttatatatatataatggaagATTTAACAAGATTAGGTCCCGTGATTTTTCCTTTCATATTGGAGGATTTTCTACATACAAAatttggtgtcttgcttgtaggtgcttgatttatttttctgcggctagttttttttagttgggttgcatttcttttcttttttctttttctaattgatAACGGGGAAGGATTACAAGGGGTACTTGATTGTGCATAAATAATGGTAGGAAATTTTACTAAGGGTTGGAAATAATCCTATTCCAAGTCGAATTTGGATAATAGTCTCGATCCGGGTCTAATAAGAACTTTTTGAATAATTTAGTCAACAGTACTCCCACTCCCAGTTGAATGGAATGAAATGACtctacctctttgcctataaataggccaatATCCAGGTATAAACGACAgactaaatattttatgtatagaGCATACTTTTCTCTTATAAGTTAATTTAGGCATCAAGGCGAGACCTCCGAAAAGGTCTCGTGAGAATGTgaaaaacatcataaaatatGCAATTCACACCGTACAAAAAACTGTACCAAACACTAAGTATTTATCATTGGTGTTTACCCTAACATTGCCAAAGTAAACTCTCACAACAATCGTCGTTGCCAAACAAGTTGATAAATGGAAGTGTCCGCATTCACAACCACAGCCGTCGTTGCCAATCGAACAAGTGGATTAATCAATTGTAGCCCCTTTCGCAACCATAATTGTTCCCAATAATACTTTCAGAATAATACACcaaaataaattgataaaattcaatttctcttatttttgatAGATAAGTTCAAAATATACGAGACATGTCGGTCGGTAACAAACTATTAACAAAGACAATCATCACCAAATCATTTCTTTTGGCATCAAAACTTGTGGCTGCATGCAAAAAGCCCCCAATTTTGGCGGACTAAGATCAGGGATTCACGGTATTACATCGGGTACAATAGTTCTGATTTGAATTGAACGGCCTAGATCATGACAACAtagaattagaaaaaaaaaaaaaaatgaagcgtGTAACCCTCCGAAATGGTCAATGAGAATGGCCGAACCGCCAAACCAGCCATTGGCCGTGGCCGAACTGCCCCTTGAGGCCAAAGGAGCAGTACAATCACCCCCAATGGCCAGATTTTaaggtggctgaaccactctTTTGGCCACAATTGGTGGTTTGGTCACCTCCAATGACTACTTTGGTGGCTTGCaatttaccttcttttttttttctttttttttctgttccTTGCTGGAGCAATTTGAGttgttcattttaaatgaacaaTCTAGATTAGAACTATTGCACCATATACAAATCCTTTTTTGACAACTTCAAATGTGAGGTTGCAAAAAATAATAGCCACCGAGTTCTCACCAACATGCATGACAACTAATTTTTCATTGCCGAAGTTTTGTCAATGAGAATTCTGCATTTGGCCACAACTAAAATCTCTGCTAAAAGCCGCAattgaactggagaggagccggttagtataaaaataagggcaaaattgtttttctatatttttttggaaaattgcCCTTCCACTTAAACTTACCAACTCCTCTCCGGTTCAGATCCAAATGCCAGTTTTTTTGGAGTGAAGAAAAGTGTTATTTAAATCTCGGGCGCTAAACCGATAATTAAGAATCATAGAAATATACATCACTGAGACACTtactgatgtatatatataagtaactTCCTGATGAAATTTTCAGAAACTACAAATTGAAAATGCAGCATGAATATATAACTTTCAAAGTAACAAAAACATTGAAGTATAATAAGCTGCAATCTTCAGGGCATAAAACCCTGTTGTTAGATTTTGAAGACTATGCCATACGCATTCTTAAGTTCTGTTGTTcctaattctttctttcttctacaCTGTTTTAGAAAAGCCAAAATGGTGctactacaaaacaaataacaaaattacataTACCAATGACGATAGGTTCATGCCAGTGTAATACTTTCAGCCTTTTATCTGAGGCTTTGTCCTGGGCCACCTAACACAGAAACATGAGTACTTGGTGTAAATTTTCAGATATAGTGGAAGCCATGAGTACAGTACTAGTGAAGGTTTGTTTGAGATTACTTGTTCTGAGTGGGATTGGGAACGCTGGGAGGCATTCTTCGAAGGCTAGCGACCACCGGCCGGGTTGTACTCGGCTTTTTCCTGTCCGAGTGCAAATGTCCAAGCTCTTGAGACGACGAAGACAACGTTGAAGACAAGGAAGATGGATGAACCCTAGCTTGGGCCATGTTAACCGCAAGTGAAAGCATCAATGTAATGGCAAAGATAGCTGCTGCTAATGATTTGCTGCTGAATACCATGGTTTTTTCTGACTTAAAGAGAATGTCTTATTGCCAATGCTTTGGCTAATGATGAGCAAAGACAACTTATAGCAGCTAATAATGATGCGTGAGTGCTTGTGTCTGTGTGTGGAAGATATATAGAGATAGAGGGAAAAAAAGGTTCCCTAGattatttcttaataataaaaatggagaTTGGATACAGGCGTGTCATGTGATGAATCTTTGACTATTTCAGCTTCCAAGTTCCAAAGCTTAAATCTTTGACTATTAAGAGCAATCATGTGATAATGCACGTGATTCAATTGCAAATGATTGGTTGGCAACTTTGGATTCTACGTGGTAATTAATTTATAATCATCAATATTTGAcagagaacaaaaagaaaataataagttCACCATTGCAACTTGCAGATAACACACAGAAAGTTTGAAACTAAATGctctcatttaaaaaataatgctacTTGATTACCTTTACCTAAGCTTCTGTGCAAAAAACATGTTCTTAAAATGTTCTCACTGTAATCCTTGACATTCAAACTAACAGATTGCTATCACTCAGtccaaaaaaattgtaattacattgaaaaatatttcaatACAGATCAGATTGAGTCAATGTAGCCTCAGAACCAGGCAGATGTCCAACGTTTCCTTTGAACTCATTTGGGCAAGGATATGCAGAAGTACCTCCTCTAAGCTTTTCTCCCATGAATGGCATTGAGAAATAACTTGACTTACAGACAAATATGGAGAATTTCTCTGAAGCATAAGCATCACCAATCATTGCCTCCAAGGAGTCAGAATTCAGAATCATTAGTACATTGAGCAGAAGCATATTTGAGAACAATTTACACCTTGGCCGGTTGCAAAATGCTCTGTAGAGGTTGCCCAACTTAATCTCATATGATCaacaaaatttgaatatttcttCAGTCGACTGTGATAAGGGCATTAGTACCTGATGATATAAGAAACAATCAAGCAATATTATTTACACTAAAAGATCACAAACTTAGACTCAATGTTAAGCAACAGAGACCATAAAAGATCCCAAGAGACCAATGACACCCCTTTTCAGGAACGAAGCTAGGAATATCAGCCAGTGGGTACCGgattctttttttcattttcttttttggtgggACAAAGGGAGCCAGGCACCATTAGTTGAGAAATGCTACGtttctcaaattttttctaaaaaatatggGAAACTCTTAGTAAAATATCAAAAATGcccatatttttttcttttggtctttTTCAGATCTTTAGAGAGTCTGCAACTTTGTACCTGGCTTTTTTCTTTGCCTAGGGGGGCCTCTTCAGGCTTTTGTTGTGTTGTGCTACCTAGTCCACAAAGTCACCactttaaaaaaactaaaatcataTTCAAATTTTGTGCATGAACTTACACATTATTCAATGAAAATATTTACTCTTGGAGGTAAGAGCTCTTCAATCCCAACTTTCATGTTAGAATCAGATAGTCCCTTCTTTATTCCGCCCGTTACCACATCAACATCCACCAAAAATGTTGCACAAACAGGGCGGTGGTCAGAAAACTGAGACTCCCGACGTATGTAAGAAAGTTGCCGTATCCCTGCTCCGTACCACAGTATTCTGTCACACCTGCAATTCCTAACTGCTCAGAATTTTATGTAAAATGCTTAAATATGTCctataaatatattatctatACATACCATGCTGGagttctccttttcttttttgaatttgccTCTCCAGCATAGGTGTCTGAGTTGTAGAAGTACTTGTACGTGGGTGCAAAGTAGACCTTTCCCTCTCTCCATCCCTGGAATACTCGCCCTGCTTCTCTTTCAATTTTGAGCTATAAAAGCAAATAAGCCTAAATGAATACACCATAGAGCAGCAGAGGCAGCCAAAAGCTCCGGCAATGTTTGAAAGCCaagtttttgttatgtttttttcatcgaagtaaaatgattttgattttcataGCATTTTAAGTCATGTTGTTTCATTTCGTAAATAGGATCATCTCCTATATTCCAAGAAATGACTCACGTTTATTTAAGCTTTGAAGTGATATTGAAATACAAGCTGTGTCATCAAATGTTATAGAAAATAAAGTCATCCTcttaaaattgcatttaacatagCATTTGAAGTCACAAACCCATCACTATAGTGGTCGATAATAGAATCGTAGAATAATCATCAAGAATTGATGGAATTCAATCTCACATCTGATGAAATGCCATGACCTCAGATTTTGCAAGAAGTATTGCTTGCTGCCATATCCTATAATGGCCCTATTTATGGTAATCGATTATAGCCAATGGTTATATGAGCTGAAAGAAAATTTATCTTTCTATTTGTTATCCAAAATCCAAACTGAGTTCATGTGTATGTCAACTACCTGATCTTTGTCCAGAAGTGCATCCCAAGCATTCTGCTCCAGGTGCTTTCTCGTCTCAGCATAGCTCAAAGCTATTCGGTAATTCAAGTCCCCTAACCATATAACCCGgctgaagccatttttcaagtgttaaataaaacatttagtgaccataaatacaaaaaattaataacatacTGCAACAGAAGAATTGGTAAagacactttaaatcaattatttgaAAAATGCTTACTCGTGTTCAAGAATTTTGTCCGGCGCCCTACTATAAGGTGATCTGCATATCTTTGAAAACTGAGTGTTTTTCAGTATTTCTATGACATCCGTATTTCTTCTAAGCTCATCCCCCTCCTTCTCTCCAGATGCCAAGTGACTGCAGACAAAGCAAAAGCTTGTCTGATGGAGTGACATGCTCACAGAAATACACCCCTGCCACCATAGAATCAGCATTGAGACGAAACATACAGTATTCTAAAATAAGTATATGACATTCTCAAATATATCTGAAATAATTATATCTATGCATCTACACGAATCATTAAACAAAACCTTGTTTCTGAGGCAGCCCATTATCCCACGACTAATGCAGGAGATCCTTAAGTGGCTTACATGCTGCACAAGCTCCTTCCTCACCCACACGGTGACAAAAATTCCCACCATTTGCTTACTGGCTATAAGGCTGTACTTCATCTGGTCATTACTTGAAGGAATGGATATCTCCCCAATGCCAAATCCATTAGAtacatcatcatcttcttctaaAGAAAATTCATCTTCGCTTATATGTGGTTGGTTTCGGAAACAGAAATCCTTACTCTGCTTCCTTTCTAATTCAGGAATGCAGTTGCAAGTCTTCAGCTTCCTTCCGCTCTCGACCCTAAAAGTCTTACTGACCTTTTTAAGGGAAGGCTTTGAGAAGAACAAGGAACCAGCAAGGGAGGCCGAGGGTCTTAATCCTCTTGAAGCCGAGTCAGATGATTTATTTAGTGACTGATTGATCAAAGCTAACCATTTTGCTGCAGGCTCATTATCTTCTATCACTAGCACATTCCCAGCATTTAAAGGGACAATTTCCTGAAAACTGATAATTAAAGAACAGTCATAAAACAGAACAGAAGAGTATGTACCATGCTAGTACTTAATTATATTAGATTACAAAGCATAAGAATATTCTCCAATTATGAGCTCATATTGGATAAATACTAATGACTACCAAGAAAATTTTccagttctcttcttttttctttccttttatattttccTTCCTTCTTTTGTGTCAGTCGCACCAAGCTGAGTGCATACAACCATATTGGGAATTGGTAACCATATTAAAGTAAAGGATTTTCAAAATCACCACCTAAGACACCTTAAAGGATTCCAATTATCAAAGGGAGTCAggttttctgttcttttttctgATGGAATTTGTACATAGGAAAAAAGTCTCAGAATTCAatgcaaaaaaataacaatatattGATCTAATATTTTGGTGGAAAACCATAAAAAGAAAGTAGACAAAAAGCAAGGGGGGAAGAGATAGAGACAATACCCCAAGACATATATGTCCGATTGGTCTGCGTGAAGAATATCG harbors:
- the LOC133878844 gene encoding type I inositol polyphosphate 5-phosphatase 10 isoform X1; the encoded protein is MTRRNLDGKKQSFIRNIFGRKERNGRKSNKGSLDFPEEQPGSTFKSLFFPGLGRPMPLGQDLKTFRVFAATWNVGGKSPHNGLNLDDILHADQSDIYVLGFQEIVPLNAGNVLVIEDNEPAAKWLALINQSLNKSSDSASRGLRPSASLAGSLFFSKPSLKKVSKTFRVESGRKLKTCNCIPELERKQSKDFCFRNQPHISEDEFSLEEDDDVSNGFGIGEISIPSSNDQMKYSLIASKQMVGIFVTVWVRKELVQHVSHLRISCISRGIMGCLRNKGCISVSMSLHQTSFCFVCSHLASGEKEGDELRRNTDVIEILKNTQFSKICRSPYSRAPDKILEHDRVIWLGDLNYRIALSYAETRKHLEQNAWDALLDKDQLKIEREAGRVFQGWREGKVYFAPTYKYFYNSDTYAGEANSKKKRRTPAWCDRILWYGAGIRQLSYIRRESQFSDHRPVCATFLVDVDVVTGGIKKGLSDSNMKVGIEELLPPRVAQHNKSLKRPP
- the LOC133878844 gene encoding type I inositol polyphosphate 5-phosphatase 10 isoform X3, encoding MPLGQDLKTFRVFAATWNVGGKSPHNGLNLDDILHADQSDIYVLGFQEIVPLNAGNVLVIEDNEPAAKWLALINQSLNKSSDSASRGLRPSASLAGSLFFSKPSLKKVSKTFRVESGRKLKTCNCIPELERKQSKDFCFRNQPHISEDEFSLEEDDDVSNGFGIGEISIPSSNDQMKYSLIASKQMVGIFVTVWVRKELVQHVSHLRISCISRGIMGCLRNKGCISVSMSLHQTSFCFVCSHLASGEKEGDELRRNTDVIEILKNTQFSKICRSPYSRAPDKILEHDRVIWLGDLNYRIALSYAETRKHLEQNAWDALLDKDQLKIEREAGRVFQGWREGKVYFAPTYKYFYNSDTYAGEANSKKKRRTPAWCDRILWYGAGIRQLSYIRRESQFSDHRPVCATFLVDVDVVTGGIKKGLSDSNMKVGIEELLPPRVAQHNKSLKRPP
- the LOC133878844 gene encoding type I inositol polyphosphate 5-phosphatase 10 isoform X2, which produces MTRRNLDGKKQSFIRNIFGRKERNGRKSNKGSLDFPEEQPGSTFKSLFFPGLGRPMPLGQDLKTFRVFAATWNVGGKSPHNGLNLDDILHADQSDIYVLGFQEIVPLNAGNVLVIEDNEPAAKWLALINQSLNKSSDSASRGLRPSASLAGSLFFSKPSLKKVSKTFRVESGRKLKTCNCIPELERKQSKDFCFRNQPHISEDEFSLEEDDDVSNGFGIGEISIPSSNDQMKYSLIASKQMVGIFVTVWVRKELVQHVSHLRISCISRGIMGCLRNKGCISVSMSLHQTSFCFVCSHLASGEKEGDELRRNTDVIEILKNTQFSKICRSPYSRAPDKILEHDRVIWLGDLNYRIALSYAETRKHLEQNAWDALLDKDQLKIEREAGRVFQGWREGKVYFAPTYKYFYNSDTYAGEANSKKKRRTPAWCDRILWYGAGIRQLSYIRRESQFSDHRPVCATFLVDVDVVTGGIKKGLSDSNMKVGIEELLPPRVNIFIE